From Synchiropus splendidus isolate RoL2022-P1 chromosome 10, RoL_Sspl_1.0, whole genome shotgun sequence, the proteins below share one genomic window:
- the fev gene encoding protein FEV, whose translation MRQETGGKLMFNMYLPDPADNLLKDSKGASWGPINGGVQKGSGQIQLWQFLLELLSDSANMSCIAWEGTNGEFKLIDPDEVARRWGERKSKPNMNYDKLSRALRYYYDKNIMTKVHGKRYAYKFDFHGLAQVCQPSTTEQALYKFQGNFSPIPFSGISKLNLVAPGVGPSGFSYWPASPSAALYHSHNLQPPGAFGAVSPSHISCVNNITNHYT comes from the exons ATGAGACAGGAGACTGGAGGAAAGCTCATGTTCAACATGTATCTCCCAG ATCCAGCAGACAATCTGTTGAAAGACAGCAAAGGAGCATCATGGGGCCCCATCAACGGCGGAGTACAGAAAG GCAGCGGTCAGATCCAGCTGTGGCAGTTCCTGCTGGAGCTCCTCTCCGACAGCGCCAACATGTCCTGCATCGCCTGGGAAGGAACGAACGGCGAGTTCAAGCTCATCGACCCGGACGAGGTCGCCCGGCGGTGGGGGGAGCGCAAGAGCAAACCCAACATGAACTACGACAAACTGAGCCGAGCCTTGCGCTATTACTACGACAAGAACATCATGACCAAGGTCCACGGGAAGCGCTACGCTTACAAATTCGATTTCCACGGCCTGGCCCAAGTGTGCCAGCCGTCCACCACCGAACAGGCCCTCTACAAGTTCCAGGGAAACTTCTCCCCGATACCCTTCTCCGGGATTTCCAAGCTCAACCTGGTGGCTCCCGGAGTCGGCCCGTCCGGGTTCTCCTACTGGCCCGCCTCTCCATCTGCGGCCCTGTATCACAGCCACAACCTGCAGCCGCCGGGGGCCTTCGGCGCCGTGTCCCCCTCCCACATCAGCTGTGTCAACAACATCACCAACCATTACACCTGA